In the Acropora muricata isolate sample 2 chromosome 10, ASM3666990v1, whole genome shotgun sequence genome, one interval contains:
- the LOC136888284 gene encoding deaminated glutathione amidase-like isoform X2, which produces MVFLPECFDYVAESSEQACSMAAPLQSPRMQCMCDLAQELGVWLSLGGYHEQGPPGEKRLYNSHVIVNDCGVIVEVYHKMHLFDVNVQDGPRLKESNAVIPGDKIVPPVPTPVGNVGLSICYDVRFPELSLVLAQQGAHILTFPSAFTQITGSAHWEVLLRSRAIENQCYVIAAAQTGQHNAKRRSYGHAMIVDPWGRVIAQCSEGNGLSVAEIDLAYLNKVRQQMPIMNHKRKDLYGKLNSCPKL; this is translated from the exons ATGGTCTTTCTTCCTGAGTGTTTTGACTATGTAGCTGAAAGCAGTGAGCAGGCTTGTTCAATGGCAGCTCCATTACAAAGTCCTAGAATGCAATGCATGTGTGATTTAGCTCAGGAACTTGGTGTGTGGCTGTCGCTTGGAGGATACCATGAGCAG GGTCCACCTGGCGAGAAACGACTGTACAACTCCCATGTGATAGTAAATGACTGTGGTGTTATTGTAGAAGTCTACCACAAGATGCACCTCTTTGATGTTAATGTTCAGGATGGACCAAGGCTGAAGGAGAGCAATGCAGTAATCCCTGGGGACAAAATTGTACCACCTGTTCCCACCCCTGTGGGGAATGTTGGTCTTTCTATT TGCTATGATGTCCGTTTTCCGGAGTTGTCATTGGTTTTAGCCCAACAAGGAGCACACATACTAACATTTCCATCGGCATTTACGCAAATCACCGGCTCGGCGCACTGGGAG GTATTGTTACGGTCCCGTGCGATTGAAAATCAGTGTTATGTTATAGCCGCAGCCCAAACGGGACAGCACAACGCGAAGCGAAGGTCCTACGGCCATGCTATG ATTGTAGACCCTTGGGGTCGCGTGATTGCCCAGTGCAGTGAGGGAAATGGTTTGTCTGTCGCAGAAATTGATTTGGCGTACTTGAACAAAGTTCGACAACAGATGCCGATAATGAATCACAAGAGGAAAGACCTGTATGGGAAATTAAACTCGTGTCCTAAACTTTGA
- the LOC136888284 gene encoding deaminated glutathione amidase-like isoform X1, whose translation MCHFKQNYTARMEDSDQSGTVVAVCQMNSTNEVERNLEICEDLIRKAKTRGAKMVFLPECFDYVAESSEQACSMAAPLQSPRMQCMCDLAQELGVWLSLGGYHEQGPPGEKRLYNSHVIVNDCGVIVEVYHKMHLFDVNVQDGPRLKESNAVIPGDKIVPPVPTPVGNVGLSICYDVRFPELSLVLAQQGAHILTFPSAFTQITGSAHWEVLLRSRAIENQCYVIAAAQTGQHNAKRRSYGHAMIVDPWGRVIAQCSEGNGLSVAEIDLAYLNKVRQQMPIMNHKRKDLYGKLNSCPKL comes from the exons atgtgccattttaaGCAAAACTACACAGCAAGGATGGAGGACAGCGACCAATCTGGAACCGTGGTTGCGGTTTGTCAGATGAATTCCACCAATGAGGTGGaaagaaatttggaaatttgCGAGGATCTTATaaggaaagcaaaaacaagaggTGCAAAG ATGGTCTTTCTTCCTGAGTGTTTTGACTATGTAGCTGAAAGCAGTGAGCAGGCTTGTTCAATGGCAGCTCCATTACAAAGTCCTAGAATGCAATGCATGTGTGATTTAGCTCAGGAACTTGGTGTGTGGCTGTCGCTTGGAGGATACCATGAGCAG GGTCCACCTGGCGAGAAACGACTGTACAACTCCCATGTGATAGTAAATGACTGTGGTGTTATTGTAGAAGTCTACCACAAGATGCACCTCTTTGATGTTAATGTTCAGGATGGACCAAGGCTGAAGGAGAGCAATGCAGTAATCCCTGGGGACAAAATTGTACCACCTGTTCCCACCCCTGTGGGGAATGTTGGTCTTTCTATT TGCTATGATGTCCGTTTTCCGGAGTTGTCATTGGTTTTAGCCCAACAAGGAGCACACATACTAACATTTCCATCGGCATTTACGCAAATCACCGGCTCGGCGCACTGGGAG GTATTGTTACGGTCCCGTGCGATTGAAAATCAGTGTTATGTTATAGCCGCAGCCCAAACGGGACAGCACAACGCGAAGCGAAGGTCCTACGGCCATGCTATG ATTGTAGACCCTTGGGGTCGCGTGATTGCCCAGTGCAGTGAGGGAAATGGTTTGTCTGTCGCAGAAATTGATTTGGCGTACTTGAACAAAGTTCGACAACAGATGCCGATAATGAATCACAAGAGGAAAGACCTGTATGGGAAATTAAACTCGTGTCCTAAACTTTGA